The following are encoded in a window of Bradyrhizobium sp. WBOS07 genomic DNA:
- a CDS encoding TetR/AcrR family transcriptional regulator: MRPRPDQPEFRDFDLPGVAPSRQKRSRETTLALLRAGAAMLRTRSLAELSIEALCTEVGATVGAFYSRFESKESYFNALMALATRDAEQRLGDIRPSSPDMGLDQLCHVIVSGIIGWMRSHEGVLRAALQHDDTRPDKWTPFKALAQATTGRATPLLLPAMGKGRKPAKTRAIAFGFQIVLGTLVNAILNDPGPLSLSSKEMEMRLAECLALLLQAEMGHATAR; encoded by the coding sequence ATGCGCCCACGGCCGGACCAGCCGGAGTTTCGCGATTTCGACCTGCCGGGCGTTGCCCCGTCGCGGCAGAAGCGCAGCCGGGAAACGACGCTGGCGCTGCTGCGCGCCGGCGCCGCGATGCTGAGGACGCGCAGTCTCGCCGAACTTTCGATCGAGGCGTTGTGCACCGAAGTCGGAGCCACCGTCGGCGCCTTCTACAGCCGTTTCGAGAGCAAGGAGAGCTATTTCAACGCGTTGATGGCGCTCGCCACACGCGACGCCGAGCAGCGGCTCGGCGACATCCGGCCGTCCTCACCCGACATGGGCCTCGACCAGCTCTGCCATGTCATCGTCAGCGGCATCATCGGCTGGATGCGCAGCCACGAGGGCGTGCTGCGCGCCGCGCTTCAGCACGATGACACCCGCCCGGACAAGTGGACGCCATTCAAGGCGCTCGCGCAGGCGACGACCGGGCGCGCGACTCCGCTCCTGCTGCCGGCCATGGGCAAGGGCCGCAAGCCGGCGAAGACCCGCGCCATCGCCTTCGGCTTCCAGATCGTGCTGGGCACGCTGGTGAACGCGATCCTGAACGATCCAGGACCGCTGTCGCTGTCGTCGAAAGAGATGGAGATGCGGCTCGCCGAATGCCTGGCCCTGCTACTGCAGGCCGAGATGGGTCACGCGACTGCGAGATAG
- a CDS encoding DUF1428 domain-containing protein: protein MPYVDGFVLAVPKANIEAYKAMATTACAIWMEHGALDYVECIGDDVPYGELTSFPRAVIAKEDEIVVFAWIVYRDRESRDAINKKVMADPRLKMEGMPFDGKRMIYGGFNTLLRASDVIG from the coding sequence ATGCCCTATGTCGATGGTTTCGTTCTGGCCGTGCCGAAGGCCAACATCGAGGCCTACAAGGCGATGGCGACGACCGCCTGCGCTATCTGGATGGAGCACGGCGCGCTGGACTATGTCGAATGCATCGGTGACGACGTTCCCTATGGCGAGCTCACCTCATTTCCACGCGCTGTGATCGCGAAGGAGGACGAGATCGTAGTGTTCGCCTGGATCGTCTACCGTGACCGGGAGAGCCGGGATGCCATCAACAAGAAGGTGATGGCCGATCCGCGGCTGAAAATGGAAGGCATGCCGTTCGATGGCAAGCGCATGATCTATGGCGGCTTCAACACCCTGCTGCGGGCGAGCGACGTGATCGGCTGA
- a CDS encoding TetR/AcrR family transcriptional regulator yields the protein MRMGRPREFDTEAALDQAMEVFWRHGYEGATIAQLTEAMGINPPSLYACFGNKEGLLKAALDRYTKLRGAWMDEVVAAPTARDVAERMLMGIADKQTDPANPPGCLLVQGGVACGSGSESVPFELAARRAQNEDQLRERFIRAKAEGDLKETADPAALARYVSAVSVGMGVMASSGADREALRQVADVAVQAVEAQSTAKT from the coding sequence ATGCGCATGGGACGCCCCCGCGAATTCGACACCGAAGCGGCGTTGGACCAAGCGATGGAAGTGTTTTGGCGCCATGGCTATGAGGGCGCTACCATCGCCCAGCTCACAGAGGCCATGGGCATCAATCCGCCAAGTCTCTACGCCTGCTTCGGCAACAAGGAAGGCCTGCTGAAGGCTGCGCTCGACCGCTACACCAAATTGCGCGGCGCCTGGATGGACGAGGTGGTCGCGGCCCCCACCGCCCGCGACGTCGCCGAGCGGATGCTGATGGGCATTGCCGACAAGCAGACCGATCCCGCCAATCCGCCCGGCTGCCTGCTGGTGCAAGGCGGCGTCGCCTGCGGCTCCGGCTCCGAGAGCGTCCCCTTTGAGCTCGCCGCCCGCCGCGCTCAGAACGAGGACCAGCTGCGCGAGCGTTTCATCCGCGCCAAGGCTGAAGGCGATCTGAAGGAGACGGCCGATCCCGCCGCCCTCGCGCGCTACGTCTCGGCGGTGTCCGTCGGCATGGGCGTGATGGCGTCTTCCGGTGCCGACCGTGAAGCGCTGCGGCAGGTGGCTGATGTCGCCGTGCAGGCAGTCGAAGCGCAGTCGACCGCCAAGACGTAG
- a CDS encoding efflux RND transporter periplasmic adaptor subunit encodes MPPSQNTFSTGRFRRLLGGVALVGALAAAGSIATGRYFHAAQATATAAAAEQAVPVTVALIEPKQTVLWDDFSGRLEAIHRVELRPRVAGAILSANFTEGALVKAGDVLFKIDPAPYAAEVDKANAQLEAAKARVVFTTGEVERGAQLVGNAVVTRRDFDQRENANREAIANVKAAEATLQTAKLNLDYTEVRAPVDGRVGKIEVTVGNLVAAGTASPVLTSLVSVNPIYASFDADEEIVLRALNSIADASGQRGKLDQIPVEMTTSGGLSAKGHIQLIDNQVNGQSGTIRVRAVFRNEDGRLIPGQFARVRMGQPKQQALVMIDERAIGTDQDKKFVMAVGDDSRAVYRPVTLGGAVDGLRVVTSGLKPGDRIVVNGLQRVRPGGLLKTEVAAMGARAQQASNHSNQDVVQR; translated from the coding sequence ATGCCCCCCTCCCAAAATACCTTCAGCACCGGCCGTTTCCGCCGCCTTCTGGGCGGCGTCGCCCTCGTGGGCGCCCTCGCCGCCGCCGGCTCGATCGCGACCGGCCGCTACTTCCACGCCGCCCAGGCGACAGCAACGGCCGCTGCGGCTGAACAGGCCGTGCCAGTCACCGTTGCGCTGATCGAACCGAAGCAGACCGTGCTGTGGGACGATTTCTCCGGCCGGCTCGAGGCCATCCACCGCGTCGAGCTGCGCCCGCGCGTTGCGGGCGCGATCCTCTCCGCCAACTTCACCGAAGGCGCACTGGTGAAGGCCGGCGACGTCCTGTTCAAGATCGACCCGGCGCCCTATGCGGCCGAGGTCGACAAGGCCAACGCCCAGCTCGAGGCGGCGAAGGCACGCGTGGTGTTCACCACCGGCGAGGTCGAACGCGGCGCACAGCTCGTCGGCAACGCCGTGGTGACGCGGCGCGATTTCGACCAACGCGAGAACGCCAACCGCGAAGCGATCGCCAACGTGAAGGCGGCCGAGGCGACGCTCCAGACCGCAAAGCTCAATCTCGATTACACCGAGGTACGCGCGCCCGTGGACGGCCGCGTCGGTAAGATCGAGGTCACCGTCGGCAATCTCGTCGCCGCCGGCACCGCCTCCCCGGTGCTGACCTCGCTGGTCTCGGTCAATCCGATCTACGCCTCGTTCGATGCGGATGAAGAGATCGTGCTGCGGGCGCTGAACTCGATCGCGGACGCCTCCGGCCAGCGCGGCAAGCTCGACCAGATCCCCGTGGAGATGACGACCTCCGGCGGCCTCTCGGCGAAAGGCCACATCCAGCTCATCGACAACCAGGTCAACGGCCAGAGCGGCACCATCCGGGTCCGGGCGGTGTTCCGGAACGAGGACGGCCGTCTCATCCCCGGCCAGTTCGCGCGCGTGCGCATGGGCCAGCCGAAGCAGCAGGCGCTGGTGATGATCGACGAGCGCGCGATCGGCACCGACCAAGACAAGAAGTTCGTGATGGCCGTCGGCGACGACAGCCGCGCGGTGTACCGGCCGGTCACGCTCGGCGGCGCCGTGGATGGATTGCGCGTCGTCACTTCGGGCTTGAAGCCGGGCGACCGTATCGTCGTCAACGGCCTGCAGCGCGTGCGTCCCGGCGGCCTTCTCAAAACGGAGGTTGCCGCCATGGGCGCGCGAGCACAGCAGGCCTCCAACCATAGCAACCAAGACGTGGTGCAGCGTTAG